The genomic window ATACATTCATGGCCTTCTTCCATGTCATTCTGAAGGCGGGATCGTATACGACGCGCATCGCATTTGCAAGCGCAAAAAAGGACCACGGCACGAGCAGCGCGGTCGCGATGCCGAAGCCAAGCACAATGGTGAAAGCACGGCCTTGCGACACGCCGATCACGACCGGGATCGCGATCAGCAGCCCGACGACCTTCCACGATCGAAGGGTCGTAAAAAACGCGCGATCGTATGCTGCGCCGAACAGCGGGCCAAGGCGCGCCGGCGATCCGATCATCGCTGACACTCCCTGCAGTAATACGTCGATTCACCGCCGCTATGGATCGATGAAATGCGGTGGCCGCATCGCGGACAAACAGACTTCGATCGCGCATGGATCTTCATGAACGAGCGGTCCTGCTTGTGCAGCGGATGATGCTTTCCGGCGTACTGCTGCGCAACGGTCGCAACCGAATCCCGCAACACGGAGCGCAGCGCGTCGTACAATGTTTTCCGTTCGTCCTCCGAGAGCGTGCTCGTTCGGCGCAGTGGGCGAATGCGTGCGGCGAACAATATCTCGTCGGAGTACGCGTTGCCGATGCCGGCCACGAACACTTGATTGCGCAAGACGTTCTTGATCTCGCCGCGGTGGCGCTTGAGCCGCGCCGCAAATACGTCGAACGTGAGCGCCGGATCGAGCGCGTCGGGTCCGAGCTCGCCGAACGACGGCACGTCAGATTCGGGCGAATCCGTCAGATAGATGCGCGCGCCCATCGTCGAGTCAAGAAAACGAAAATCCAGCGCTCGATCAAACTGCAGCGTGAAACACGTGGCCGGTAGTTCGGGCGCGGCGCGCGATGCGAGCGCGAACCGTCCGCCGAGCATCGCGTAGATGACCAGGTGAAGCGCTTCGCCGGCGAAGCCGAAGAGCACGAATTTTCCGCGCCGATCCACCGCCACGAGTTTGCGGCCCGTCAGCTCGCGCGCGAAATCTTCGAGCGGATGCCGTATGACAAAGGCGCGCTTCGGATTGAGCACGACTGCTTGCACCGTCCGGCCCAGCGCGTGCTCGCGCATCGTCTTGACGACGAGCTCGAGCTCGGGCAGTTCGGGCAAGCGAAAGCCGTCGCTACTGCGACGCGGTCATGTCGATCGAAACGTTCTGATTGCCGTTCTCAACGACCGTGAGCTGCGCGGATCCGGTCAGGCCGGGCGCTCTGGCGATGAATGTCTGCGGGCCGGCGGGCACTTGCGGAAACGTGACGTTGCCGCTCGCATCGGTGTTCAGCGCGGCGGTGCTGCCGACGCTTACGAGCGCACCGGCGACGGGGCTCCCGTCGGACGCTTTTTGGCAATGCACGGTGACGGCGCCGAAGACTTGCACGCCGATTGAGTTCGGATTCGTACAGCCCACGAGACTGGTCAAACCGAGTGCCAGGGCGGCCGCAAGCGCATAGCGCATGAGATGGTACCTTTCCTAACCCTGTGGTTGCAAGGGATGTCCATTCCGCCACCTGTCCCGCTCGCCCTGGGGACCCGTTTAGTGTGCGCCGCAGACCATTGCAACCGAGCCGACCACGGGGGTATACTCTCTTCCACAGGGTTTGGGACAAGGAGTGTCCACAGAT from Candidatus Eremiobacteraceae bacterium includes these protein-coding regions:
- a CDS encoding DNA-formamidopyrimidine glycosylase family protein — translated: MPELPELELVVKTMREHALGRTVQAVVLNPKRAFVIRHPLEDFARELTGRKLVAVDRRGKFVLFGFAGEALHLVIYAMLGGRFALASRAAPELPATCFTLQFDRALDFRFLDSTMGARIYLTDSPESDVPSFGELGPDALDPALTFDVFAARLKRHRGEIKNVLRNQVFVAGIGNAYSDEILFAARIRPLRRTSTLSEDERKTLYDALRSVLRDSVATVAQQYAGKHHPLHKQDRSFMKIHARSKSVCPRCGHRISSIHSGGESTYYCRECQR
- a CDS encoding carboxypeptidase-like regulatory domain-containing protein, with the protein product MRYALAAALALGLTSLVGCTNPNSIGVQVFGAVTVHCQKASDGSPVAGALVSVGSTAALNTDASGNVTFPQVPAGPQTFIARAPGLTGSAQLTVVENGNQNVSIDMTASQ